A single genomic interval of Luteitalea sp. harbors:
- a CDS encoding NADH-quinone oxidoreductase subunit F (part of NADH-ubiquinone oxidoreductase complex I; shuttles electrons from NADH, via FMN and iron-sulfur (Fe-S) centers, to quinones in the respiratory chain; NuoF is part of the soluble NADH dehydrogenase fragment, which represents the electron input part of NADH dehydrogenase), giving the protein LPADKIDVQASFDGLVQAGSMLGSAGLIVMDETTSMVWVAKNLLHFYEHESCGKCTPCREGTDWLYKILSKIERGEGELRDLDLLFSVADNIGGKTLCPFGDAVVPPVVSTLQHFREEYEAHVRAGRPPLAAWRAEEELIAAH; this is encoded by the coding sequence TGCTGCCCGCGGACAAGATCGACGTGCAGGCGAGCTTCGACGGCTTGGTGCAGGCCGGTTCCATGCTCGGCTCCGCCGGCCTCATCGTCATGGATGAGACGACGAGCATGGTGTGGGTCGCGAAGAACCTGCTCCACTTCTATGAGCACGAATCGTGTGGCAAGTGCACGCCGTGCCGCGAGGGCACCGACTGGCTCTACAAGATCCTTTCCAAGATCGAGCGCGGGGAAGGGGAGTTACGTGACCTCGACCTGCTGTTCAGCGTTGCGGACAACATCGGTGGCAAGACACTTTGCCCGTTTGGCGACGCGGTGGTGCCGCCGGTCGTGAGTACCTTGCAACACTTTCGCGAAGAATACGAGGCGCACGTCCGCGCGGGGCGGCCACCGCTCGCCGCGTGGCGCGCGGAGGAGGAGCTGATTGCGGCGCATTGA
- the nuoH gene encoding NADH-quinone oxidoreductase subunit NuoH, whose translation MNPALIAHLILIGAIFFALQISAAVLVYFERKIAAWAQQRLGPYRVGPRGVLQPLADIVKLLFKEELRPKAADPWLFYLAPILSATAAFAAFAVVPFGDETTLFGLLDEPIRLQVADVNVALLVVFAITSMGVYGIVLAGWSSNSKYSLLGGLRSSAQMISYELSYALALASVLVLANSLSLREIVESQAGHWFGVIPKWHVFLVPVGFIVYMIAGVAETNRAPFDFPEAEQELVAGYHTEYSSMSFALFFLAEYVNMVTVSAVAVSLFLGGWFDPFGVTPEWLGWVWFLIKVGFLLFFYIWMRWTLPRYRYDQLMTFGWKVLLPVATVNLLAVAGLVVWLEG comes from the coding sequence ATGAATCCGGCCCTCATTGCCCATCTCATTCTCATCGGCGCCATCTTCTTCGCGTTGCAGATTTCGGCGGCCGTCCTCGTCTATTTCGAACGCAAGATCGCTGCGTGGGCACAGCAGCGCCTTGGGCCGTACCGCGTGGGGCCGCGCGGTGTGCTCCAGCCACTTGCCGATATCGTCAAGTTGCTGTTCAAGGAGGAGCTCCGGCCGAAAGCGGCGGATCCGTGGCTCTTCTACCTGGCGCCGATCCTGTCCGCGACGGCGGCATTCGCGGCGTTCGCGGTCGTGCCGTTCGGGGACGAGACAACGCTCTTTGGGTTGCTCGACGAGCCGATTCGCTTGCAGGTGGCGGACGTCAACGTGGCGTTGCTCGTGGTCTTTGCGATCACATCGATGGGCGTGTACGGGATCGTGCTCGCCGGCTGGAGCTCGAACTCGAAATACTCGCTCCTCGGCGGCCTGCGGAGCTCGGCACAGATGATCAGCTACGAGCTCTCGTACGCGCTGGCGCTCGCGTCGGTGCTGGTGCTGGCCAACTCCTTGTCACTGCGTGAGATCGTCGAGAGCCAGGCGGGGCACTGGTTCGGCGTGATCCCGAAATGGCACGTGTTTCTCGTGCCGGTCGGGTTCATCGTGTATATGATTGCCGGCGTTGCTGAGACCAACCGCGCGCCGTTCGACTTCCCAGAGGCGGAGCAGGAGCTGGTGGCTGGCTACCACACCGAGTACAGCAGCATGAGCTTCGCGCTCTTCTTCTTGGCCGAGTACGTGAACATGGTCACGGTCTCGGCCGTGGCAGTGAGCCTGTTTCTCGGCGGCTGGTTCGATCCGTTTGGGGTGACGCCGGAGTGGCTCGGCTGGGTGTGGTTCTTGATCAAGGTCGGGTTCCTGCTGTTCTTCTACATTTGGATGCGTTGGACGCTCCCGCGATATCGCTAC